The Fructilactobacillus myrtifloralis genome segment TGGTTAGCGGAGAATTGACCGCAAATAACTTAAAAGGGGATTAAAGGGGCTAAAATTGGCCGGATTTGAAGAAATTAAGAGAAAAGGGCGCCTAATTTTGAACGTCTTTTGACAGCGAACAGGGTTGCAGCTGGTTTTGTTTAATTGGGGTTAGTTGATTGCTAAGAATGCGGATCCGGAAAACTAACGACTAGCTAAATAGATGTAATTAAACTTTGGCAAGTGTAGGCTTTTAAAAATTCATCCGCCTAATTTCTCATTATTCAATTTAAGATGGCTATTCACAGCTGAAAATTCAGCAGTAAGATTTAGCGGGCTGGATGGTGGCCGCTTGGGGTACTGCTTTAATTGCTTTTAATTACTAATCTGGGTTATTGCTGTTAATGAGTTTGCTGTTGCAGTGCTTAAATATGATTAATTAATGCCCGCATTAGCATTTTAGTTACTGTGATAAACGTTTTAGGGCGCCTTATGGTTGTTATTAGTAGTGAAACAGATGTTACACAATGCCGCGCCGTTAATAGTTAAATAATTCCGCTGATCGTTGTAAATGGTGGTACATAAAATAGCATCCGTACTGGAAGCAACAAAGTATTTTAGGTATTTAGACGGATGAATCCTACCTAGTCATAACTAGCCGCCGGAACCGTAAAACGATGGCCGTATTTAGTTAAAACTAGGTAAATGCTAAAGTTCGAACCCGGTTAGCGCTGCGAAGATGAGCAAAACTAAGCAAATGGCAAAGTTCAAGCCTATTTAGGGGGTAGCAAAATGAATAAAAAGGCCGTTTTGGTAAAGTTGCTCGCCAAAGCTAGTTATCATTTACCAGCGTTATTGCATCCGTTTTTAGACTGTTTAACCTGAAATTATGTTCAAAAGTAGTTGATTAGGTTGTAGCAGTGGGTTGCCAATAGTTATTGGGGCTGGTATTGCGTCCTATCAGCTTAAAGCGTGAGTAAGAACAGAATATAGCTTCAAAAATGCCAAAATATTCAGTTAGCGGGTTAATAGCCTAAGCACTGGGGGTAATTTAAAGATTCCCCCCAACTTTGAGGAGATGCACCGGACGAATAAGGGGCTTTTATTGGTGTATAAGTTCTTAGCTGGTTAGGGATTTAGAACACGCCTTTGGCTTTTAATTGGTGGAAATAAAAAGGCAGTAGGATATTTAAACCCTAAAAGGGGATGCCGGTATATTGAGTAGCTTAAAATTGGATGACTGGTTAGAACGGAGCCAGAAAGTTATTCATTGTAGCTAAACAACGGCAGCGAAAAGCTATCGGGTACTACTCGGATATTTACAACCGTGGGCGGTTTTATGGCCGACAGTTCGGCAGTGGGTTAGGAAGCGCTAAAAGTTCGCGGATGGTTAGCGTCAATAAATGAGCTGTTAGGCGCTTCGCCGTGTAAAGTCGATAATTAAATAGCTTTATCCAGTTTTTGCAGTGTGGCACCGGTTATGGCTTGGTATTGAGAGTTATTAGATTTCTTTAACGTTGGCAAGGTCTGACTGTTAAAAACGGGGCAGCCGGGTATAAACCCTAAGTTGAGTTAGAACGTACTTGCATCCGTTTATATCCGGATAATTTAGGCGTTTAGTTTAGTGGGCCGGATTTTCGGCCGTCATATAGCTATCTACATGCTACGGATGATATTAGGCACAAAAAAACACCGCTGAATTAATCCAGCAGTGCCTTTTGTATCATGCCCCCAACTATTTCTAAATTGCGCTCATAACCCGTTAAAAAATGGTAACCTATTTGGTAACCCGAAAATGAATCAATCCGCCGAGCCTTTTAATAACAAGGGTTTGGCTGATGGTAATTTGAAACCAGTATACCCAATTTTTTGTTTTTACTGATTTCCATACACTTTCAAAAGCTCGCTACGGCGGGCTTTTTTGCTATTTTAATATAATTATTTTATAATTGCATGAAAATATAATTTATTAATTATGGAGAAACATAATGGGAATTATTATTGATAAATACAAAAAGCTTAAAGCAGATCTATTAAATAGTGGTGAACAAATCATATATAGTGGTAATGGTGGCGATCCCACTCTTGATAGTAAAAAAGATATTTATTTGTATAGAGGAGAACATAAGGATTACGGAAATACATCATGTTTAGCCACTAAAAATAGAGACTATTTAAACGATGATATAGATAAAAAAGAACATGAAAAACCATTTTCAGATGTTATAGATAATTTAGTTAATTGGCAAGAAAATGGTATTCACACGAGACTATTAGACGTAAGCGAGTGTTTTAAAATTTCTCTCTTTTTTGCTTGCGATTCTAAAGATAAAAATGATGACGGATATGTTTATATTTTTCCTAGAAAAGGTTTATATAACACTGATATTAATCTCACAAGACCATCATTTGATATCAATGATATCAACACTGATATTCCTAATTATAGAGGAGTTATTGTCTATGATAAGCTAAATTTATTGATGGACGTTAAATATCCTGATATAAGAGAATCTGATTCTTATAAAAAATTAATATTATATAAATCAAATAATGAAAGAATGGTTGCAAATAAATTTTCTGGAGATAGAGAGTTAGATAATGCTTCACAAGAAGAATTTAACAAGGCTAATTAGAATCTTCGAAAGCAATGGTCTGAAGTTAAATTAATAAAGAATGATTTTAAAGATACTCTTAAACGTGAACTTGATTTAAGTGAATATGAAATTAGTTATCTATTAGAAAGTCTTTATATTCCTACTGCGCAGCCATACGTTTTAAATGAATCAGTTATTGATCCCCAAACTGATAATCCAAGACGCAATTTTCAGAAAGGAATGTTCATTTATCAAAAAGTAGATCCTTATGAAATTAGTGGCTTCCAATCTGAATTAATATCAAATGAATATAATTTGGTGAAAAAGTTAAAAATAGAAGCAAAAGATAAGGATAAAATTCTAGAAGAATTAAATGAAGAAGGAATTAACAAAGAAACTGTATTTCCCGAATAAAATAATAGAACCTTTTGATTTTTACATTCAACACTAAAAAACACCGCTACCTTTCGAAAGGAGCGGTGTTTTTGTATTCTCATTGCCAAAGTTTACAGCAACTTCGACGTCTTTAATTTAATGTTATTCGAGTAGTCAACTGGGATATCAATCACAACCGGGCCGTCCATCTTCATGGCCTTTTTGAAGGCCGTTTCAAATTCGGCGAGGCTGTTAACCCGGATTCCGGTGGCACCGTATCCATTGGCGATTTCAGCGTAGTTGATGTTGTTGAAATCAACTCCGGAGTCCTTCCCGTACTTCGCAATTTCTTGGAAGCGTACCATGTCGTAGTGGGAATCATTCCATATCAATTGGACGATGTTAGAGTTCAACCGAACCGCAGTTTCTAGTTCTTGACCAGAAAAGAGGAAGCCTCCGTCACCAGAAACGGACACGATTTTTTGCTTAGGTCGCACTAGCGAAGCGGCAATCGCCCAAGGGAGGGAAACTCCGAGGGTTTGCATCCCATCACTGAACAAGAGGGTCCGAGGTTGATAGGACTTAAAGTAGCGGGCCATCCAGATGTAGTGACTCCCGATGTCAACCGTGATTGTAGTATCGTTTTGAACGTTTTCTTGCACGACTTCCAACAGGTTCAACGGATTCAACCGCGTTTGGTGGTCCTCGTTATTTACGTACTGATGGTAGTTTTCCTCGTCAATTTTTTCGTATTCCGTGCGTAACCGGTCTAGTTCGGCCTTGGTTGCTGCAGGGAAGTCCGGTTGGTCTGGAAGGGCATCAGTAATTGATTCTAAGGTTTCGGCAATGCTGGTTTGCGTGTCGATGGTTGGTTGAAACTCGTTTGACAGTTCCGTTTGCACGTCATCGATGTTAATGATTGGCGTGTCATCGTCATGCCAGTTTCGAGGTTCGTATTCCACGGGATCGTAACCGACCGTCAGGATCAGGTCACTATCACGGAGGATGGAGTCACCGAGTTGGTTTTTGAACAACCCGATCCGACCAAAGTAGCGGTCAACGAGTCCTTTAGACACTACCCCTGCACCTTGGAACGTTTCAACGACGGGAAGGGCGTACTTTTTAATTAAAGCCCGAATTGCTTGGGTATTTTCTGGAGCAGAAGCGCGCATCCCGGCTAAAATTACGGGGCGTTCCGCGTGTTGAATGTGGTCGGTAATTTTAGCGAGGGTCGTTTTACCAGCCCGGCCGTGGTCGACGATGCCAATGTGTTGTAACGCTGGCCGGTCAACTTCAGCTGCTAACACGTTTTGGGGCAGTGAGATAAACGTGGCCCCTTGCTTAGGCGCAATCGCTGTTTGATAGGCGTTGGTAAAGACTTCCGAAGCATTGTTAGCATCCTGAACTTCAACGCTACTCTTGGTAACGTCTTTCAGAATCTCGGCATTGCGAGCTGCCTGGTGGGTAGCCCGGTTAACGTCATCTTGAGGAACTTGTCCCCCGAGGGCGATGACTGGATCACCTTCAGTTGTCGCCGTCAATAAGCCCGTGGCCAGGTTACTAACTCCTGGTCCGGAGGTGACCATGGCCACCCCGGGTTTACCCGTGAGGCGACCAATTGCAGCAGCCATGAACACAGCATCCTGTTCGTGGCGTGTTACAATTAGTTTAGGTGCCCGTTCATCTTCGCAGTATTCGAGGGCTTCAAACAGGAGGTCAACCTTGGCCCCTGGAATCCCAAAGCAATACTCGATTCCTTGATTAATCATGGATTTGACGATGGCTTGGGCACCATTCATTTTTGCATCAGTCAAAATAAAACAACTCCTTAGTTAGTTGAGAAAGTAGGATAAAATATGAACCAGAATCTATTATACCAGCATTCAACCCTAGCTGACCTAACTGCCGGTTTATTTACTGGAACAATGTCCGTGGCAGAACTGTTAAAACACGGTGATACCGGGATCGGAACCGGGGACGGTTTAGATGGGGAACTAATCATTTTACAGGGGACGTTATACCAAGTTACCGCTAGTGGGGACGTCAACGTCTTACAACCAAACGACCAGGTTCCCTTTGCAACGGTAAACTTTGCGGATTACCAACCAGAAACCCGGATTCAAGAACAGAGTCGGGACGCCACGTTACAACAAATCGCGGCCGCACATCCATGGCAAAACCTGTTTTATTCCTTCCAGTTGAAGGGGCAGTTTAGTCGGGTGAAGACTCGTTCCGTTCACAAACAAACTAAACCGTACCAAACCCTGGAACAAGCAGCTAAGGAACAGGCTGTCTTTGAAAAACAGGATGTTAGCGGGACGATGCTTGGCTACTACGCTCCCCAACTCTACAATGGGGTGGCAGTCGGTGGATTTCACTATCATTTTCTCGCCGATGATCATGATTTTGGGGGGCACGTCCTAGACTTTGAGGTTGCGGATGCCGAACTGAGCTTGGAACCATTCACGGACTTTCAAGAACACTTTCCCGTTAACAGCCAGGCCTTTTTAAACCTAGATTTTAATGAGCACGATGACGTTGCTAGCCAGATTAAAAATGCTGAACAGTAACAACTCGTAGTCAATACGGAAGAAAGAAGGACGTGACGATGCGGTTTGAACACACGCAGGCCCTGATTAACCAACTGATTACCGACCAGGTCGTTCCGGGAGCTTCGTATGCCTTTATCACGGGTTTAA includes the following:
- the budA gene encoding acetolactate decarboxylase, translated to MNQNLLYQHSTLADLTAGLFTGTMSVAELLKHGDTGIGTGDGLDGELIILQGTLYQVTASGDVNVLQPNDQVPFATVNFADYQPETRIQEQSRDATLQQIAAAHPWQNLFYSFQLKGQFSRVKTRSVHKQTKPYQTLEQAAKEQAVFEKQDVSGTMLGYYAPQLYNGVAVGGFHYHFLADDHDFGGHVLDFEVADAELSLEPFTDFQEHFPVNSQAFLNLDFNEHDDVASQIKNAEQ
- a CDS encoding FRG domain-containing protein, yielding MGIIIDKYKKLKADLLNSGEQIIYSGNGGDPTLDSKKDIYLYRGEHKDYGNTSCLATKNRDYLNDDIDKKEHEKPFSDVIDNLVNWQENGIHTRLLDVSECFKISLFFACDSKDKNDDGYVYIFPRKGLYNTDINLTRPSFDINDINTDIPNYRGVIVYDKLNLLMDVKYPDIRESDSYKKLILYKSNNERMVANKFSGDRELDNASQEEFNKAN
- the alsS gene encoding acetolactate synthase AlsS, coding for MNGAQAIVKSMINQGIEYCFGIPGAKVDLLFEALEYCEDERAPKLIVTRHEQDAVFMAAAIGRLTGKPGVAMVTSGPGVSNLATGLLTATTEGDPVIALGGQVPQDDVNRATHQAARNAEILKDVTKSSVEVQDANNASEVFTNAYQTAIAPKQGATFISLPQNVLAAEVDRPALQHIGIVDHGRAGKTTLAKITDHIQHAERPVILAGMRASAPENTQAIRALIKKYALPVVETFQGAGVVSKGLVDRYFGRIGLFKNQLGDSILRDSDLILTVGYDPVEYEPRNWHDDDTPIINIDDVQTELSNEFQPTIDTQTSIAETLESITDALPDQPDFPAATKAELDRLRTEYEKIDEENYHQYVNNEDHQTRLNPLNLLEVVQENVQNDTTITVDIGSHYIWMARYFKSYQPRTLLFSDGMQTLGVSLPWAIAASLVRPKQKIVSVSGDGGFLFSGQELETAVRLNSNIVQLIWNDSHYDMVRFQEIAKYGKDSGVDFNNINYAEIANGYGATGIRVNSLAEFETAFKKAMKMDGPVVIDIPVDYSNNIKLKTSKLL